DNA sequence from the Phragmitibacter flavus genome:
CGACGAATACAAACCCAACAGCTTCGAAGTCCTCGTCGACGGTGCCAATCACCAAGTTGAGCCCGACCGCATCACCATTCCCCTGAGCGCCAATTATTACATGGGCAAACCGCTCAGCAAAGCCACCGTCAACTGGAGCGCCAGCCTCGACAGCCACTACTCCCCTCCCGCCGCCTGGTCCGCCTACCACTTTGGCGACGTCGCCGAATTCTGGAATTACGGACAGGACACCGACGACGAAACTGCCACCGAAGAAGACAGCGAGAACTCCGAAGATCCCGAAAACTGGAGTGCTTACGGCGAAATCGTCATCAGCGACGAAGGCAAAGCCGACATCAACCTGCCCACCGTCCCCGACCACCGCGCCTCCCTTCCCCAAACCGTCAGCCTCTACGCCGAAGTCGTGGATGTGAACCAGCAGACCATCACCAAGGAAACCCAGTTCCAGCTTCCTGGTGCCGACTTCATCATCGGCTCCCGCACCTCCAGCTGGTATGCCACCGCCAACAAACCGTTTCAGTTCGACTTCGTCGCCATCACCCCCCAAGGCACCCCCTTTACTAACGCGGTGCCCGTCGAAATCAAAATCGAACGCCAGCAATGGAACACCGTCCGCGTCGAAGCCGCCGGCGGTGCCGTCACCACCAAAAACCAAAGCACCCTGATCGAGGAACACCAATCCACCATCACCCTCAACAGCGTCAATCAACAACCCGCCACCGCCGTCCTCGACTTCACCCCCAAATCCGGCGGCACCTACTTCCTCACCGCCACCGCCGTCGACCCCAAAGGCAAAACCGTGCTTAGCCGCATCGCCTTCTACACCCTCGGCGGCGACAGCTACCCATGGTCATGGGACGAAGGCACCCGCATCACCCTTCAGCCCGACAAAACCTCCGTCAAACCCGGCGAAGACATCACCATCGTCGTAAAAACTCCCCTCAGCGGCAAAGCCCTCGTCAGCGTTGAACGCAACCGCGTGCACCGCCACTTCCTCGCCGACATCTCACCGGCCAACCCCGTCATCACCATCAAAGCCGAAGAAATCGACGCCCCCAACGCCTTCGTTTCCGTCATCCTCATTCGCGGCGCCAACGCCAGTCCGCAAACCGATCCCATGCCCGAATACAAGGTCGGCTACTGCGAAATCAAGGTCGAATCCGTCCAGAAAAAACTCGTCATCGACCTCCAACCCTCCCAAAACCCCATCCTTCCCGCCGGCGAACTCACCATCGCCGCCACCATTAAAGACGCCGCGCAAAAACCCGTTTCCAATGCCGAAGTCACCCTCTACGCCGTCGATGAAGGCGTCCTCAGCCTGATGGGCTACACCACTCCCGATCCCTTCGCCGAATTCAATCCCGAAGTCCCCCTCGCGATCTCCAACCACACCACCATCGACGCCCTCATTCCCGAGTCCCTCAAATCCCGCTACCGTGGCAACAAGGGCATCATCATTGGCGGCGGCGGCGATGAAACCAGCGCCGACGACTTCCTTCGCAAAAACTTTGTCGCCACCGCCCTCTGGCAGGCCAATCTCATCACCGACGCCGAAGGCAAACTCACCCACACCTTCAAAGTCCCCGACAACCTCACCCGCTACCGCATCATGGCCGTCGCCGTGCATGGTGCCGACCGCTTTGGCTCCGCCGAATCCTCTTTCACCATCAACAAACCCCTCATGGTCGAACCCGCTGTTCCGCGCTTCGCCCATCGCGACGACGAACTCCTCGTCAAAGCCATCGTCCACAACACCACCCCGCATCGCGGTCAGGTCGAAGTTGAACTCAAGCTCAACGACACCACCGAACTCATCACTGAAGGCCGCCCCTTCATCCTGATCAGCCAGAAAACCGACCGTCAAATCGCCGCCGACCATCGCAGCGAACGTCGCCTCATCACCCTCGAACCCAACCAGACCACCGCCGTCTCCTTCCCCGTCCGCTTCACCAAAACCGGCACCGCCAGCTGGCAATGGTCCGCCAAAACCACCGAATGGAACGGCGACAAACCCCTTGCCGACTCGATGATGTCCACCTTCGAAGTCACTCATCCCGCTCCCGCCCTGCGTGAAGTCCACTACGTCACCCTCACCAGCAAAAACGGCGGCGACCTCACCAAAAAAATCAATCCCCAACTCCTCGAAGCCGAAGGCAAACTGCGCCTCAACCTCAGTCAGTCGCGCATCACCGAAGCCCGCGACGCCCTCGAATACGTGCTTCAATATCCTTACGGTTGCGTCGAGCAAACCACCAGCCGCGTCCTTCCCTGGCTGGCCCTCAGCAAATACGAACCCCTCTTCCCTGAGTTGCTGCAAAAAGACAAAGCCCGCACCGCCATCCAACGCGGCGTCGAACGTCTCCTGACCATGCAGACCGAAACCGGTGGCCTCGCCTACTGGCCCGGCGGTGAAACCCCCGAACTCTGGGCCAGCGCCTACGGTGGCTTCGCCCTCATCAAAGCCAAAGAATATGGCATCGTCATCCCCCAACAGAGCATCGACCAGCTCACCACCTGGCTGAGCGACCAGTTGCGCGACCTCGACCTCGCCAACACCCCCGAAGCCCAGCCTCTCAACGACGCCGCCCTCGCCCTCTACACATTGGCAAAAGCCGGCAAACCCCAGCCTGCCTATCAAACCACCCTCTACACCCGTCGCAACAAACTCCCCGACACCTCGCGTGCCTTCCTGGCCCTCGCCATGTGTCTGACCGATGCCCCCGCCGCACAAATCAGCGAACTCCTCAAACCCGCACCCAAACCGAAAAATCCCTGGGAACGCTATTGGCTCGGCGACCAAACCGTCAAAGGTCTGCAACTCATCGCCAGCGCCCACCTCGGCCTCACCAAACAAGCCGAACTCCTCACCGAGGACCTCTACAAATCCCGCAAAACCAATGGCCACTGGGGCACCACCTTCAGCAACGCCTGGATTCTCCTCGGCCTCTCCACCAACGAGCGCGTCCCCAAAGTCGACGAACCCCTCACCCTCGCCCTCACCTACAACGGCGAAAAGGCCGACCACACCCTGCCCGGCTACCTCAGCACCTTCAACCTTGATCGCGACCTGAGCAAAAAATCCCCCGCCCTCACCATCGCCATTCCCGAAGGCAAAACCCTTCGCGGCCGACTTGAAATCCAGTCCTGGCCCGAACCCAAAACCTTCCAGCCCGTCAGCAAAGGTTTCACCATCAGACGCAGCTATCAACGCCTCACCACCAGCGGCATCCTCGAACCTGCCGAGAACCTGCGCGTCGGCGACATGGTCGTCACCACCCTCGAAATCGACGTCCATCGTGCCAACCGTTACCTCGCCATCGAAGACAATCTCCCCAGCGTTTTCGAACCCATCAACCCCGAGTTTGAAACCCAAAACGCCAAAGGCGACGCCGAAGAAGTCGACAACGAATGGTATACGGACCACCGCGAACTGCGTCACGACAAAGCCCTGTTCTTCACCAACGACTGGAGCACCCTCGGCAAGTTCCAGCTCAAATACCTGGCCCGCGTGATTGCCGAAGGCGACGTCATCGCCCCTCCTGCCAAGATCGAAGCCATGTATGAGCCCGACCACTACGCCCTCAGCGCCATCAATCTCATCAGCACCCTCCCCTCCACCAAGGAAAACGTCGTCAAAAAGTAGTTTTCAGTGGGGAGCACACGCATCCTGCGTGTCGTTCTCGGCATCTTGCCGAGAACCTCAGTGACCATCGTCACCAACTCGCCCAATCTCATGCCCTCCCGCCCCGTCATCCCTAAACTGACACGCGCGAGGGCACTTTTCTTTATTGCCCTCCTCCTCCCCCTCGCCGCATGGTATCTCCTCCCCCTCGCCATCCCCCTCCCTAAAACCCTCCTTGCCCCCCAACCCCTCTCCCCCACCTACTTCGCCAGCGACGGCAAACCCCTCCGTCAACTGCTCGCCGCTGACGGACAGCGCATCACCACGCCCGTCACCTACACCGATCTCCCCGAGCCCCTCATTCACGCGCTCCTCGCCGCTGAAGATCAACGTTTCTTCTCCCACGGCGGCATCGACCTCCTCGCCATCCTTCGCGCCGCCAAAGACAACCTCTCCCAAAACCGCATCACCTCCGGTGCCTCCACGCTCACCCAGCAACTCATCAAAACCACCAGTCCCAAAGCCCCCCGCACCTACCTCCAAAAAATCCGCGAAGCCCTCCAGGCCCGTCATCTTGAACTCACCTGGAGCAAACAGGACATCCTCACCGCTTACTTCAACCGCGTCTCCTTCGGCAATCTCCTCACCGGCATCCATTCCGCCGCCGAAAGCTACCTCAACAAACCCCTGCGCGACCTCACCCCCGCCGAGTGCGCCTTCCTCGCCGCCCTCCCGCAATCGCCCACGCGACTCAATCCCCATCGCAACCTCCCCGCCGTCCAAGCCCGGCAGAAGCGCATCCTCTGCCTCATGCATCAACACGGTTGGCTCACCGAGGAAGCCCTGCACCTCGCCCAAAACGAACCTCTCACCCTCCATCGCCACAGCGCCCACTTCTCCGCCCCCCACGCCACCTCATTAATTTCAAATCTGAAATCTGAAATCTCCAATTCCATCCCCACCACCATCGACCGCTCCCTCCAGCAAAAAGTCGAAACCACCCTCACCCAACACCTCAACCGCCTCACCCACAAAAACGTCACCCAGGCCGCCGCCGTTATCATCGAAAACCAGACCGGCCATGTCCTCGCCCTCGCCGGTTCCCGCGACTTCTTCAATAGTCCCGACGGCCAGATCAACGGTGCCTGGTCCCCTCACTCGCCCGGCTCTGCCCTCAAACCTTTCACCTACCTCCTCGCCCTCGAAAACGGATTCACCCCCGCCACCATCATTCCCGATCTCCCGATTGAATACGCCACCGAAACCGGCCTCTACCGACCCGAAAACTACGACCGCAAGAACCACGGCCCCGTCACCCTCCGTCACGCCCTCGGCAATTCCCTCAACATCCCCGCCGTGCGCCTTCTTCAGCAAATCGGCGGCGAATCCATTCTATACACCACCCTCCAAAACCTCGGCCTCACCACCCTCACCGAAAAACCCAGCCACTACGGACTCGGCCTCACCATCGGCAATGCCCCCGTCCGGCTCCTCGAACTCACCAACGCCTACGCCACCCTCGCCCGCCTCGGCCAACACCAACCCTGGACCCTCACTCCAAACCCCAACTCAAATCTTAAATCTCAAATTTCGCTTCGCGGCTCCGCAGCAAATCCCGAAGCTTGTTTCTTGATCGCCGACATCCTCGCCGACAACAACGCCCGCCAGCAAACTTTCGGCCCTCGCTCCGTCATCCGCCTCCCCTTTCCCTGCGCCGTCAAAACCGGCACCAGCACCGACTACCGCGACAACTGGACCCTCGGCTTCACCCCCGAATACACCGTCGGAGTCTGGGCCGGCAACTTCGACAACACCCCCATGAACCAAGTCAGCGGCGTCACCGGAGCCGGCCCCATTTTCCGCGATCTCTTCCTTCACCTCCATCGCACCCGCGGCACCACCTGGTTCACCACACCATCCGAGCTCCTCACCCACACCATCGACCCCCGCAACGGCAAAATCATCCCCTCAAACCTCACTCCTAGCCTGACCCAACAAGAACTTTTCCTCCCCAAAACCCTCCCTCCCACCGCCACCGCAGCCGACTACGAATCCACCACCAACCGCGCCTACCTCTCCCCCGAATACACCGCTTGGCTCCAAACCACCGACACCTGGCAACGCGATCTCCTCGCCATCCGTCCCAATCTCAATCCCCCACCCCGCATCCTCACCCCCACCAACGGCAGCACCTTTGTCCTCGATCCCGACCTCCCCGACCAAGGCCGCCAGCTCCTGCTCCGTTCCAACCAACAAACCCCCACCTGGACCTCACCCACCCTGAAAATCACCCAAACCCCCAACGGCCTCACCCACGCCCATCTCGAACCCGGCACCCACACCCTCACGCTCCACCTGCCCGACTCCGACCTCACCGCCACCACCCAAATCCACGTCCGCCCCGCTCAACAAAAACGCACACCCTAACCGGCTCACCAAACCCAAAAAACCTTGCCTGACCCAAAACTTCACGCAACACTGTCCGCGATGAAACTCCACGTCCTGCTCACCCTTGCCATCCTCGGCATCAGCGGACTTCTCGACCTCCACGCCGCCGGTGCCATCGTGCGCATTGACACCATCAATCCCGGCGACCTCACCCTCATCCTCAAAGATTTCAACACCACGGATCAGCCTCACAGCTCCACCACCAGCAACAGCCCAACTCCAGTTCCCAGTTGGGCACCCACTACCGACGGCTACCACAGCTACACCGTCCCCACCACCACCTCCGACGGAAAAGTCTACTTCAACACTGCTCCCTACAACGTCCAGTATTACACCAACGTCCGAGTCCGGGTCCGCTCCAACGCCAGTGGCTCCTCTGACATCTGGCCCCGCGTCGAACATGGTGACACCACCGTCAACCTCGGCAGCACCACCACCGCCTTCACCGAGCACCGCCAAGCCTGGCGCAACCCCCAGCACCCCAACATCAACACCGCCACCAATGGCGGCGTCCGATGGGACCCCAACACCAACACCGGCACCGAAGCCACCTACGATATCGACTACATCATGGTCGATCTCGGTCGCGTCGTCGGCTTTGAATTCGACGTCAACGAAACCGGACTCACCACCTACCAAACCTGGTTCAACGCCAACACCCGCAGCAGCAACTACCGCGTCGAAGGCAGTTCCCTCAAAGGCACCACCACCCACGTCGATACCTACATTCAGACCGCGGCGTCCCTGAACCTCGACACCAGCATCTACAAATTCGTCGAGATCCGCCTTAAGACCGAGCCAAACACTGGACTCCAGTTCTTCTGGGGCACCAGCATCACCCCCTCCTACAACGAAACCAACAGCATCCGAGTCACCGCCACCGACGACCAGTGGCACATTTATCTTGTCGACATGTCCGCCGAAACCAACTGGACCGGCACCCTTCAAAACTTCCGCATCGACATCGGGAGCGCCGCCGACATTGACTACGAAATCGACTACATCCGCTTCCGCGAATTCGGTGCCGTCCCCGAACCCACCCGAGCCCTGCTCCTTATTCTCGCCATCGGTTCCATCGCCCTCACCCGCCATCGTCAGCGCCCCCAGTGAAGGGACCGCGAAGTTTTACTTCGCCTCATCCATTATCGGCCCCCCAGCTCTTTGCGTATCCAGGATGGCGACCTCCTCAGATCCAACACTGCATACACTCTTACCTCATCACCCGTTTCCTTCGTAATAGCCACCAAACGGAAACTTGCTCACCAGCATTCGATGGAATCCGAATTGTTCCAGGTGAATCCCATGCAGTTGCTCGAGGCTTTCAATCTGGGCCAAAACGGAACTCAAAAAATACTCCCCTACTCCGGTTTCTTGGGCGTCATAAAAATCCCTCGCCATCTCCAAGTCAGCCGCCGCCGACTCCAAAATCACTACACGAATCATGAGCCGAGCCGCCCCAGTCGCTGCCTCAATTCGTCCATTGACAGGAACTTTGCATTTCCTGCTTCCACTTCAGCACGCCTCGCTTGAAGAACTCCCCCCATGCCAAGCTGGCGAGCCTGCTTCATTGACCGATGGCACCAGCGAATCCCAAAGAAGCTCCATCGCCTCCAGGCGCTCACCGACACTCATGTGTTTCACTTCCGCAGCATCGATCATGATAACGAAACACCAAGCCCCTCTCAGAAAATTTCAACCTCCCAACCTTCCCAGCCACGCCCTCCAGTAAGGCAGCAGGCCAAGCACCAGCGCCAAAATCCACAGCGTCCCCACGCAGCAAGCCAGTCCCAGACTGGCGATCCCCGCATTCCCCGCGAATACCAGGCTGCCAAAGCCAATCACCGTCGTCATCCCAGAGAAAAACACCGCCTTCCCCGTCGTTGATTGCACCTTTCTCACATCGTCCTTCTCATGCGCCATCGACAGCATGATGTGAATCCCATAATCAATCCCCGTGCCCATCAGCAACGGCAACGCCGCCAGACTCGCCAGATTCCACGACACGCCCATCAACGCCATCGTGGCCATCAACCCGGCAATCCCCAATCCCAAAACCGCCACCGACAACACCATGTCGCGCCAGTTGCGAAACGTGATCCAAAGCATTACCGCCAGCAGTGCCGCCAGCGGCAGCGTCATGCGCAGGAAATCCCGCTTTACCAACCCCGCCAGCGCCGTTCCCAGACTTTCCCATCCTGTCAGATGCACAAACCCTTTCGCCTTCAGCCGCTCTGACACCTCCGCCAGACGCCGCATGTCCGGTTTCCCCGGTTCTCCCTCCACCGTCACCGACCCCAACATCACCACCCCATCCTCCGTCGGCGCGATCACCTTGCCCACCACTTCCGCCGCCGCTCCGACCGCCATCCTCTGCGGCCACACCCCCTTCAAATCCCTCTCCCATCCTGCGGTCACCTGATCAAACAGCGCCAACGACTCTTCCGTAAATCCCGCCTCCAACACCGACGCCTTCAGCCGCTCCCGCTCACCCACCAGCCATTCAATGGCCGACCGGTTCCCTTCCTGCGCCTGCAAGTCCGGCAACAAAACTGACGGCACCCCATGCCCCACCAAAACCCCCTCCCCTTTCAACCCGTCCAGCAACGCCACCGTCTCCTCCGCCCTCGAACGAATCGATTCCACCGTCCCCGAAACCAGCAATGGCACGCTCGCCCGATCCTCCTTGCCCAGTCGTTGCTGGACCACCTCCCAGCCCGACATCGCATCGCTCTGCGTTGGCCGAAGCGCCTCCGCTCCGGTCGCATAACCCGGAATCCCCTTCCACATCAGCACCCCCGTCACCCCCGTCACCAACAGGCAAGTGACAATTCCCGCCATCCCATGGCGCACCTTCTGCGAACCAAAATCCTTCACGCCCCTCCCCTTTTCCCGACCCGCCACCAGCTCAGGCATCACCAGCACCATCACCAACAGTCCCGTCACCACTCCCAAAGCCACCATGATCCCCAGTTCTCCGAGCCCAGGCAACCCGCTGAACAGCAAGGACAAAAACACCACCGAAGTCGTCCCCGCCCCCGCCACAATGCCCGGTGCCGCCAATCTTCGCAAATCCCTTGCGCCCATCTCGGGGTGATCGCGCGATTTCTGCAAAATCAGCACCGCATAATCGACTACAATCCCCAAAACAATCGCCGCAAACCCCAAACTCATCACCGACAAGCGCCCCAACACCAAACTCGCCAGACTCAACGTCAGCAACATCACCACCACCAGCAGCAGCTGAATCCACAACAACGGCACCAATCTCCTGAACATGACCCAAAACAACAACGTGATCAGCACCTCCGTTGCCCCAATCGTCCCGCGCATGTCTTTCTCAATGCCCGATCCCGTTTCCGCCATGAACGCCGGTTCGCCCGTGTAAAACACCTCTGCCTCCACCCCTTCCCTCTTCAACCACTCCGCCACCTCGACCTTGATCCCCTCCAGCCACGCTCCCGCTTCCTTGTATCCGGTCACACCCCCCTCTGCAGCGACAAACATTACCCGAAACGCCCCATCCGCCGACGCCAACACAAATCCACTGTCCTCCATCGACGCCATCTCCTCCATCTTCAATCCCTCCAGCAGCCCCAGTGGATCATACGACCAACGCTGCACCTCCGCCGGATCAGGCGAACCCGCCAGCCGCTCCAGCACCTCCTGCAAATACAGCCCGACCTTCTCCCCTTCGATTCGTTCCCTCACCGCGCCCAACCGCTCCACACTGCCATTTTGCAGCGACCACGCCAGCAACGCACCCGCCTGCTCCGGATTCTCAAACGTCCCCGCCGAGCGCACCCGCTCCACCCCCTTCATTGTCTGCAAATGCAGCCCCAATCTCCCCATCGACTCCTCCGCCAAACCTGCATCCGCAAACTCCAGTCCAATCACCAAATCATCGCCCCCGTCAAACGCATCGCGCAGCAGCTTCAATCCCCCAACCTCCGGCAGCTCCGCCGGCAAGGTCGCAAGAATGTCCGTCTCCAGCCGCAAGCGCGACAACCCTGCCCCTACCACCACCGCCAGCAACAGGCCCGCGAGCAACAACTTCTTCCATAACGCCATGACCAGAGAATAAACAGCCGCCCCCCGCCGTCCAATCCAATCCGCCCTTCAAAAATTTGACATCACCCAACCCATTGCCATATCAAACCATGCCCGCCCTCACCAAGGACGATCCTTTTCTCCTCATTCAGTTTGATGCCCCCTCCCCCGGACTCCTCCGTGAGGGCAACACCTGCATCCTCAATCTCCCCATCCCCCTCCTCGCAGGACGCCAAAACGCCGAGAGCTGCCCGATGCCCGGCGCCCGCATTGTCGAGAACGAAACCCTCATGCTGCTTGAAACCGACGAGGAACTGGTCGGCACCATCATCGTCCCCGCTCACGGCCGCCTCGAAGAACCCACCCGCCAGGCCTATCATCAGCTCCTGAGCACCTGCGCCGACCGCAAAATGCACCTCCATCGGGTCTGGAACTACGTGCCCGACATCAATGCCGTCAAACAAGGCCTCGAGAACTACCGTCAGTTCAACATCGGACGCTGGATGGCTTTCGAGCAACTCTTTGGTCGCGACCTCCGTGCCTTCATGCCCGCCGCCTCCGCCGTCGGCATCTCCAGCCCCGCCATCATCCTCATCTTCATCGCCGGAAAAACCCAGCCCGTTTACCTCGAAAACCCCTCACAAATCCCCGCCTACCACTACCCCAGCGACTACGGCCCCCGCCCGCCCAGCTTCGCCCGCGCCGTCCTTGTTCCGGATCAAAAAGGCGAAATTCAAGGCTACCTTAGCGGCACCGCCAGCATCGAAGGCCACCTCAGCGTCGGCGAAGGCGACTGGCACCAGCAGTTCCGCACCACCATGCGCAACATCCACATCATGCTCGAACGCATGGGCATGACCGCCATCCTCCAAAGCGAAAAAGCCGCACAAAAAGCCCAACTCACCCTGCAAGACCTCCGTTGCTACCTCCGCCACCCCGAAATGCTCCCCCTCATCCAGGACTGGTTCAAGGAAGAAGCCCCCTGGCTGGCCGATCAAATCACCTACCAGCAGGCCGACATCTGCCGCGCCGACCTTGACTTGGAGATTGAAGCCATCCTCAGCAAACGTATTTAACGCTGCGCAGGAATGACCAAATCCCAGTGACCAATGACCAAGACAAGACCTCATCTCATCATTCCCACCAAACCACGCCGCAGAGACATTCATTCGTGCTTGCTCATTTCCTTGGTCATTGGGATTTGCTCATTGGTCATTCTCCCCCTCGCCTCCCAAGAACCGCCGACTACCCGTGAAAGCCTCCCGCAACTGAAACAAAAACTGCGCCACGCCCTCTTCACCGCCCTCCTCCCGGAAAAACAGGCACAGCGCGAAGCTCTCTACTCCCTCGAAAAACAGCTCGCCTCTGGCGGCGACTACCGCGAAGCCATCCACGCTCGCGACCAGCGAATCCTG
Encoded proteins:
- a CDS encoding MMPL family transporter → MALWKKLLLAGLLLAVVVGAGLSRLRLETDILATLPAELPEVGGLKLLRDAFDGGDDLVIGLEFADAGLAEESMGRLGLHLQTMKGVERVRSAGTFENPEQAGALLAWSLQNGSVERLGAVRERIEGEKVGLYLQEVLERLAGSPDPAEVQRWSYDPLGLLEGLKMEEMASMEDSGFVLASADGAFRVMFVAAEGGVTGYKEAGAWLEGIKVEVAEWLKREGVEAEVFYTGEPAFMAETGSGIEKDMRGTIGATEVLITLLFWVMFRRLVPLLWIQLLLVVVMLLTLSLASLVLGRLSVMSLGFAAIVLGIVVDYAVLILQKSRDHPEMGARDLRRLAAPGIVAGAGTTSVVFLSLLFSGLPGLGELGIMVALGVVTGLLVMVLVMPELVAGREKGRGVKDFGSQKVRHGMAGIVTCLLVTGVTGVLMWKGIPGYATGAEALRPTQSDAMSGWEVVQQRLGKEDRASVPLLVSGTVESIRSRAEETVALLDGLKGEGVLVGHGVPSVLLPDLQAQEGNRSAIEWLVGERERLKASVLEAGFTEESLALFDQVTAGWERDLKGVWPQRMAVGAAAEVVGKVIAPTEDGVVMLGSVTVEGEPGKPDMRRLAEVSERLKAKGFVHLTGWESLGTALAGLVKRDFLRMTLPLAALLAVMLWITFRNWRDMVLSVAVLGLGIAGLMATMALMGVSWNLASLAALPLLMGTGIDYGIHIMLSMAHEKDDVRKVQSTTGKAVFFSGMTTVIGFGSLVFAGNAGIASLGLACCVGTLWILALVLGLLPYWRAWLGRLGG